Sequence from the Camelus bactrianus isolate YW-2024 breed Bactrian camel chromosome 21, ASM4877302v1, whole genome shotgun sequence genome:
CTGTAATCACGTCATCACACATTtataatggaattttttttatttagttatagtcagtttacaatgtgtcaatttctggtgtacagcacaatttttcagtcatacatgaatatacatatattcattttcatattctttttcacatgagctactacaagatcttgaatatatttccctgtgctacacagtatgaacttgtttatctattctaaataTATACTTGTTAGTATCTACCAATCTTGAActccctgtctgtcccttcccacccccctccccctggcacccacaagtttgtattctatgtttgtgagtctatttctgttttatatttaagttcatttgtcttcttctctctctctctctttttttttttttttttttttttagatacatatgagtgatacatcatacgatatttttctttctctttctggcttacttcacttagaatgacattctccagggacatccatattactgcaaatggcattatgttgtcatttttatggttgaatagtattccactgtataaatataccacaacttctttatccagtcatctgttgatggacatttcggctgtttccatgtcttggctattgtaaatagtgctgctgtgaacattggggtgcaggtgtctttttgaagtagggttccttctggatatatgcccagcagtgggattgctgggtcatagggtaagtctattcctagtcttttgaggaatctccatactgttttcctcaatggcttcaccaaactgcattcccaccagcagtgtagaagggttccattttctccacagcctctctagcatttatcatttgtggacttttgaatgatggccattctgactggtgtgaggtgatacctcattgtagttttgatttgcatttctctgataattagtgatactgagcattctTCTACGTTTCTGTtggtcattcgtatgtcttcattaTAATAGGGGAATCTTATGGAATATAGATTTTACCTCTTTAagatagttaaatattttttctgaaataaGGCACATACCTCAATTAAACAATTAATAGTTCTTTTCTATGCAAGAGAAATAGAAAGGCATATAGTTAAAGTGTGGCCCGCAGACCCTTGGAGGTTCCTGAGACATTCTTAGGGAGTCCTCAAGGTCATTTTCCTAATAATACAGAAGctatttgcttttttcactctgttgacatttgcactgatggaGCAAAAGCAATGGTGGATAAAACTGCCGGTGACATGGCACAGATCCAGGCAGTGGCATCACCTCTGGTTAGTAGTCGTCGTGATCACCACCACCAGGCACTCGCAGGGGAAGAATACATTccgttttcattttgaaattttgaaaaacttgTAACTACCACCGAAAGTTTCATAGCATTTGTCATGACTTTTCTGATGAGGTTGATGGTGATTTtaacaaatgtgtttttttttccatattgtataataaaatgtatcaaaatttGGAGAATAGAGATGAGGGTTCTTGATACTAAAATGTGTGAGGGCTGCTGGCCTAGTGGCTAATAACGGACTCGGGCCATTCTGCATGGGTTTAGATCCCAACGCCGTTACTTACTACTTGCAGGGTCTCAGTAAgtgcttcacctctctgtgccttccgattcctcatctataaaatggggataataacggTGTCTATCTCAGAGCGGTATGTGGGCATAAatatgagttaatatatgtaaatatttgtgaACATTAAAAtgagttagtatatgcaaatcacttagtcttttttttttaatggaggtactgggggttgaactcaggacccgTGCATGCGAAGCGTGTGCTACCGctgagctccaccctcctccACAAATCACTTACAGTACCTCACTTACAGTAAGCGCTCAGTTGTTACCGATCTTGCTGAGTGGTAATTTGGAAAATGAATACATTATGAATACATAATGGGTAGAAAGCTGTATGTAATTATATGTGTTCGCACCTGGGTAATCTGCAGCTGCTCTCTCCCCCGACCTTGCCTCTGCCTCGCCTTTGGTCCCCTCACTGCCCCTCACTTCGCAGCAGTGCACGTCTGCGCCCCGTGTCCTGAAGTGTCCTCCTATCTCCTGAATCTCTCTTTtgggggaggtttttttttttagcaaccacactatgtatttttgaggaggATATGGTGAGATGATATAATGATGAAGGGTACAGTTTAATAAGTTGAATAGAAACAATGTAATTGTCATTGGTATATTTAGAAGTAGAAGCCTCTTTCCTGCCTCAGCAACATTTACAATTGTGATGCATCCTTTAAGTTCAAAGAGTTTAGGAAAttatgtgaatagaaaaaaaGCGTAAGACTCTGTCATATCCAGTACATCCATTTTCAATGCCTAATCCAAGGGGGACATAAAGTTTAAGGGAGAAAATGACTCATGTGGAGGGAACCTAGATCTTCAGTCCTGCAGAGAGACTGCGGTTGAACTGTTTTTATctcaaagtgttaaaaaaaaaaaaggtggttatTTGCTGACATCATTCATTTGTTCTATCATCATTAAGCACCTCCCGTGAATTGCCAGGCCCCGAGCCAGGCACGGCGGCCCCGGCCGTAAAGAAGGAACCAGGGTCCTGCCCGCCTGGAGTCAGTGCGTTAAAAGTTTTCTGATTGTTCTCCCACTTCTTTGTGAAAAAGATAAGGTAGTTCATCTGCTGCTCCCTGACTACATCAGCAGAGGGGACAGTatctattttatacttttaaaatattcatgtttaaGTAAGTTTAGCGGGAGGTAAAGAAGGCAGTAAGCTAGACGGCTAGAGAACTATAGTGACTGATTCTTCTTCGAGAAGGTCGCAAACAAAATTACCCTGTTTTGGGGGACTGACGTTGTACAGACACGCTCACGTTTGAGGGTGAATAGCCAGCAGCCAGAGCATGGGAGTCAGTGCAGCTTCACGCTGACTTACGTGGCATCTGCTGTCCTGGGAGCGGTAGGGGCGCTTGAAAGAGATCACTCCGGGCCCGCTGTTCTGTGCAGCATCTCGCGTCCCTCTGCCTGCGGTGAGAAGGGTGGGCCGGCCCGCAGGAGTTTGATTCCTTGCCCTCGCCCAGGTCTTTAATTATGGCCACATCTCGGGTTCCTGGAGTGTCTACAGTCACCTGTTAAGTAAGTTTAGAATagtctttcctttcattttgggGAAGTGTGTTTAGAAAGCAAATTAAGAAGCAccctgaataatttttaaagataatgttGTAAAACTACAGAGCAGTTGTAGCATTGAGACAGCGTGTTTACTGATacacttgcattttaaaatttaagagtaTTTCTTTCCCATGTGGCTAGTTTACTGGGAACAAGAAATCAGATCGGGCTAAAAGCCAAAGAAGTGGCTTCTGGAATACAGACTAGTACTGAGTTTTACTAAGTTAATCGAATTCAACCTCAATATTTACTGCAGgtgtaaaatactatttttagttGTGTTCTTGTGCCTGTCGCTGCTAGAGCCTTGTGCAGACTTTCTGTCCCAATAACCGCAGTTGTGTTTCACAAATAAACTGCACGAAGTCGCTTAACCTGGGCAAGCCAGCCATGGCGGCGGTTGTATGACACTTGCTCTTTTTTGACGCTTTGATTCTCTTCCTATTTTCAGGAATTCCACCTAAAAATCAAAGACTACCcacacataattttcttttttttttattgagttatattcagtttacaatgttgtgtataCACATAGTTTTCTAAAAGGAGCCACAGCTGTTATAAAAAGTGAATTCCTCTTTTCATGACAACGTTCCGTGTTAAAATGCTTGGCCAGGCTGCCTGTACCCTGTGACGTCCTTGTGAAGGAACTGACTGCACAGGCTCCCAAACAGATCTACCATTTCGGGGATGGAAATGTGTGCTCTTTTTGATTGCTGACTCTCATCGTGTCTTTtgcgtgtgtgtttatgtgtttcaGGAAAAAAGTGCCAGTTCAAATGTAAGACTTAAAACTAACAAAGAGATTCCGGGACTAGTTCATCAACCCAGAGCAAAGTAAGTTCTCATTCCTTTTTTCCTATGTCgtttttaaagctaaaaatgtttttagagtGAGCTCCATTTTGCCTACCAGATAATCAAGACTTACGGTAAAGCTTCAGTAATGAAGACAGTGTGACTGGGTCTAATGGAACAGACAGAGTCCCAAACCAGACCCAACATATATGGCAGAGCTGACGTTTCACACCAGTTAGGagaaaataaaggggaatatcTTTATGAGTTTGGGGCAGGGGAGAACTTCAAATAACTCACGAAGGATGCAAATCTTAAGAAAAATGATTAATTATTATGACTACACTAAAATTAAGACCTTCTATTTATCAGACTATGCAATAGGAGAGTAAAAGGCCACAGAATGAGGGTAGATACTTATAATACATACAATGAACAGTGGTTGGATTTCCAGAACACATAGAGGAATTCTATGAATCAGTAACTAAAGGACAGAACTCATAGAAAGACAGGCTAAAAACATGAACAACCGTTTGACTGAAGAGGAAACATTAGTATCTAATGCGTATGAGAAAGATACCATGGCACACTACAAGACTGGCAAGATTTAGAAGTCTGATGCTACGAAAGGTTTACTAGAATCGGGAGTAACTGATACTCTTGACCCCTGGTGGTGGGAGTATAAACTGGTCAAAGTACTTTGGGAAAACAGTTTGCATTATCTAGTAGAATTGTCGCTTGGGCGTACCTGGCCCCCCAGCAACTTCACTCCCAGGTGTGGGCCCTGGAGAAACTCTTGTGCGCGGGGGCCAGCAGACATATTCTGGGagcgttcacagcagcactgcttaCGTGAGCTCTTAAAGCTCTTGAaggaaaaacccaaatgtccGTCCAACATATAATGGATAACAAAAAATGTGGCACGTCCTTGTGCTGGGAATGCTGCGTATCAGTGAAAATCTACGACCTGTACGTAGCTCCACGTGTCAAGGAGGTGGAGCCTCGCCAGTGTCATGTTGTGGCGTAAAGTAAGAAGCACCTGCCTCCATGCACTTTTACACATATGAAGCTCAAAAACTAAGGCAGAACTAAGCAAGATTATGGGGGGGGAGATAAACAGCAGAGGCCAGCAAGGAGATGAAGGGCACTAAATTCAAATCGTGGTCGCTTCTACTGCATAGAACACAGAGGGACCAGAGAGAGGTTCTATTTCTTAATCTGAGTGGTGGTTTTATCCCTGTTCCTTtcattcttattatttaaaagtgTACAAATAGCATGATAggttttcttttctatgtgttaagtatttcacaattaaaatgttaaaagagaataaagaatagTTTTCTGGATTTTTCTAGAACTGAATCTACACTGGCAACAAAATGCACTTTGTCTGTGAAGCTACCGCCCCTTTCCTCAGAGAGGCCCTGCTGTCCCCGAGGCTGCACGTCCCCTTGTGCTGTTCTAGCCGAAAACGAACAAACCCCGAGGGTGCTGCTCGCACATGTGTCACCCCACCCCAACATAAATGTGACTAGTGCCTGTATGTAATAGAGCCCCAAAATCAAAATCCTAAGTGGACAGGGTTGTGTTATCTTTGGTTCTTCCCAGGAAGTTGAGACAAAAATAACGTAATTGGTTTCACCTGGCTCAGCGTCTGGGCCCCGGCCACAGCCAGGGCCACTGGGACGTGGTGGTTGGGACTCTTCAGGGGGTGGTGAGCGAGCACAGggacttaatttttttcactttcaaagaaaactggacatttttaaATCCCCTTATCATTTTCAACGTCAGTTTAAGGATACCACCGGTTTTTGCCCCTTAGGTAAGCATTGGGCTATAATCGCAACCTCCCTAATCCACTCCCCGGCAATCACTTTTATCTCCTCTAACTTTATCTGCCTCTGGGGACAACGATATCTGATGACCCTACCAAATCATCTTTTCATCCAAAACGTTGGatatatgctatttttaaatgctttt
This genomic interval carries:
- the C21H1orf21 gene encoding uncharacterized protein C1orf21 homolog isoform X2; the encoded protein is MGCASAKHVATVQNEEEAQKGKSYQNGDVFGDEYRIKPVEEVKYMKNGAEEEQKIAARNQENLEKSASSNVRLKTNKEIPGLVHQPRAKTESTLATKCTLSVKLPPLSSERPCCPRGCTSPCAVLAENEQTPRVLLAHVSPHPNINVTSAYWHVLKLSEKLSKLEHVFTLKL